TTTCATTGAGTCTTCCTCTTCTAATGCCTCTTGAACCAGCGgatcaataatattaatttttatgcaatCCGTAGAATCATTCGGGTGCTGCAGAGCTTTAAATACATTGAGCATAATTTGTTCATCATTCACCCTCAATGTCAATTCACCCTTCTGAACATCAATTAAAGCTCTCCCTGTAGCAAGGAACATTTTTCCCAGTATAATAGAGGCATTGATAACCTTTTCCATATCCAATATAACAAAGTCCGCAGGAAAGATAAATGTCCCCACCTTCACCAGTAAATTCTCAACAACACATAAAGGAAATTTAAGAGAGCGGTCAACAAGTTGTAAAGAGATTCTGGTAGGTTTCACCTCTTCAATTTGAAGCTTGCGCATCAAGGA
The Arachis stenosperma cultivar V10309 chromosome 7, arast.V10309.gnm1.PFL2, whole genome shotgun sequence genome window above contains:
- the LOC130939978 gene encoding uncharacterized protein LOC130939978 gives rise to the protein MRELISKKRNWKENKTVVLTKECSCIIQKNLLEKLKDPGSFVISYTIREVTVERALCDLGASINLMPLSLMRKLQIEEVKPTRISLQLVDRSLKFPLCVVENLLVKVGTFIFPADFVILDMEKVINASIILGKMFLATGRALIDVQKGELTLRVNDEQIMLNVFKALQHPNDSTDCIKINIIDPLVQEALEEEDSMKYLKLLFSLKLKKLKQEQH